A region from the Onthophagus taurus isolate NC chromosome 8, IU_Otau_3.0, whole genome shotgun sequence genome encodes:
- the LOC111425189 gene encoding HEAT repeat-containing protein 5B isoform X2 codes for MELSHSLTLNEEALAQIPPAKRPVFIFEWLRFLDKVLVAAQKNDIKGCQKKLVEQLMNHLQESPGPPTRKLIARSLATLFSVGDTFLLFDTVNKCNDILKNKDDSPSFLPTKLAAICCVGTMYEKLGRMMGRSYEETVQILIRSLKSAESQTRIEIMLTLEKVCAGMGSAISNSHKEIYKAARTCLIDRVMAVRCAATRCLLEMLNHAPFLYTTELESLATLCFRSFDGSNYEVRCSGAKLLGALIAMTQQNQKANQTSQLQLKGLKLVSLEEALGILMSGFLRGGVGFLKGTGEIIKGSSGVNREVRVGVTHAYVTFVAILGSVWLERNMKSLLNHVLYLVANPKVGSSHVDAVYSRKCINFILRSVLGKMLGEKAQTLACKEIAQIVVKEMTTIDFNPENAKDLNQETLFSQHLLVCALQEIGSLILSLGTTAHDLITDQSLKLVDGVVGVLTHPCQAARLAAAWCLRCICVAVPSQNTPLIDRFVNGIEDLRTSPEAIAGYSGALAAVLGGIRLSPLGVPHTKGKVIFNTAEELLRSASQNSRLSLNRTQAGWLLIGAIMTLGVPVVRGLLPRMLLLWRNSFPRSNKELDSEKARGDAFTWQVTLEGRAGALSAMHSFLYNCPELVTEDIIRRLLTPIESALAMLTNISVVLKNYGQPLKAPSAMVRLRLYETLMLLPPQSFEGSYTHLLRMLVAEFTLTENQANTTTSQLRTMCHADDSVILGTWLQETDHRTIEDQLQPNSAAGSGALEHDPCCLYRVLLPGELSPGPLPLGVAVIDASVLLFGQIFPRVANKHRLQMLDHFSECIKHAKSSRQEAVQMNVFTALLSGLKGLTEAKMSFGQEDVKKAAANLIIGALTSSNPILRCASGEAVGRMAQVVSDPRFTAELAQTSFDRLKSARDVASRTGHSLALGCLHRYVGGMGSSQHLNTSVSILLALAQDQTSPVVQVWSLHALALIADSGGPMFRGYVEPSLSLALKLLLNVPQSYIDVHQCIGKVLSALITTIGPELQGNTTTISMARSSFLCACAIMQDHQDALVQAEATGCLQQLHLFAPKHVNLSSLVPMLCRTLSSNHLLLRKAAISCLRQLAQREAKEVCEHAMTLASESRDTNTVEGLLITETGLPGVLFSMLDTETDASLIKDIHDTLTSMLQMLAADNLSQWLDLCKDVLTVATDTNNPEDQVSVAVDVEDAEVESDDQEEFHAEDESSHPAVQPRWPTRVFAAECVRRIIVACETNKNGHFDLAQAKELQTAKGKGDYLVLHLSDLIRMAFIAATSDSDPLRLEGLKTLQEVIEKFAKVPEPEFPGHLLLEQFQAQVGAALRPAFSPETSSHVTAAACEVCSTWIGSSVARDLNDLRRVHQLLVSSLAKLLVKTNTMQLYNESLATLEKLAILKAWAEVYIVAMNENGSDPSSLDLDVHSSSTFDDEFGDFAYRGESLLTLVQPELISLAQHWLAALRDHALLSLPAEFASQLPHDGGAFYTNDTMESSRPHYVSSWPPILHAAALWINSGFKNGSSDNDNANNLNNNQNSSEKFHLLFGICMEALCSPRSTEPLESIVTCLRALYTLLDSTWARELLTINKSLGIELCNVLHRLILTRDNNTAQLMCMKVLKQIIKAAQEHIDGIKKKKLREIAPVNQEPSSTLEIDLLGEGGDTGEITPGNSLVFAVLEVCLCLIVRHIPTLSPMPNCTMMTSLRISQSHEESSKLVSTSVASMECLHKLCSPKGAIAILPTILYLTTGIIKEMATKDINEPTVLAYNPAVQSALHCLQVLCTDRYCCDEYVGEEWQKLLQSALAKIIDLAKTGSDEMKLDEVTMMFAIAVFVLNSPSKVVSAPNLQYPCINHFRQCLQSSNSTIRLKCVQTLRSIFSHNDKGISTAYIQALVPRLVEYLYSDAARTITTDGELSVTLETIVTVESLIGLAEPQNRDILQGIQMLMLLIPILINFLLEGQALRSASKHSKMLHESSLQWLMKIGPKYPQEFKKLMNQSSELKLKLENAIRFSQQHTMKKKQETNSAQQTVSQAPTIKLKTDFSNFS; via the exons atggaacTCTCGCATAGTTTAACATTAAATGAAGAGGCTTTGGCCCAAATTCCACCTGCAAAAAGACCTGTGTTTATATTCGAATGGCTACGATTTTTAGATAAAGTTCTTGTTGCTGCCCAAAAG AATGATATAAAAgggtgtcaaaaaaaattggtggAGCAATTAATGAATCATCTCCAAGAATCTCCTGGTCCACCAACTCGTAAATTAATAGCAAGAAGTCTTGCTACATTATTCTCAGTAGgagatacatttttattattcgatacggttaataaatgtaatgatattttaaaaaataaggatGATTCTCCAAGTTTCTTGCCAACAAAATT aGCTGCAATATGTTGCGTGGGAACGATGTACGAAAAATTGGGTCGAATGATGGGACGCTCGTACGAAGAAACggttcaaattttaataagatCATTAAAAAGTGCCGAATCACAAACGCGAATTGAAATCATGTTAACTTTGGAAAAAGTTTGCGCTGGAATGGGGTCGGCTATATCAAACTCgcataaagaaatttataaagCGGCGAGAACTTGTCTGATCGATAGAGTTATGGCTGTGCGTTGCGCCGCGACGAGATGTCTTCTCGAAATGTTAAATCACGCCCCGTTTCTTTACACCACCGAACTAGAAAGTTTAGCAACGCTTTGTTTTCGATCATTTGATGGATCTAATTATGAAGTTCGTTGCTCTGGAGCTAAACTTTTAGGCGCACTTATCGCAATGAcacaacaaaatcaaaaagcgAACCAAACATctcaattacaattaaaaggaTTGAAATTAGTTTCATTGGAGGAAGCTTTAGGTATTTTAATGTCCGGATTCCTACGTGGCGGCGTTGGTTTTCTCAAAGGAACCGGCGAAATAATTAAAGGAAGTTCCGGCGTTAATCGTGAAGTCCGAGTTGGAGTAACCCACGCTTACGTGACATTCGTTGCGATATTAGGAAGCGTTTGGTTAGAACGCAACATGAAATCACTTTTAAACCACGTCCTGTATCTAGTTGCTAACCCAAAAGTGGGGTCGTCTCACGTTGACGCCGTTTATTCGCGGAAATGTATCAATTTCATACTGAGAAGTGTTTTGGGCAAGATGTTGGGCGAGAAAGCGCAAACTTTAGCTTGTAAAGAGATTGCCCAAATTGTGGTTAAAGAAATGACCACCATCGATTTTAACCCAGAAAATGCTAAGGATTTGAATCAAGAAACTTTATTTAGTCAACATTTACTTGTTTGTGCTTTACAAGAAATTGGGAGTTTAATTTTGAGTTTAGGAACTACAGCTCATGATCTTATTACTGATCAATCAttaa aattagTTGATGGTGTCGTTGGGGTTTTAACCCATCCATGTCAAGCAGCGAGATTAGCAGCTGCGTGGTGTTTACGTTGTATCTGCGTAGCCGTTCCGAGTCAAAACACACCATTAATTGATCGATTTGTTAATGGAATTGAAGATTTAAGAACTTCGCCCGAAGCAATAGCag GTTACAGCGGTGCTTTAGCAGCAGTTCTAGGTGGTATTCGTTTATCACCATTAGGTGTTCCTCATACAAAaggaaaagtaatttttaatactgcCGAAGAACTTCTACGAAGCGCGAGTCAAAATAGCCGATTATCGTTGAATCGTACTCAAGCTGGGTGGCTTTTAATTGGGGCGATTATGACACTCGGAGTTCCGGTTGTAAGAGGTTTATTACCGCGAATGTTATTGTTATGGCGAAATTCATTTCCGCGATCCAACAAAGAGCTAGATTCGGAAAAAGCACGCGGAGATGCTTTTACTTGGCAAGTAACTTTAGAAGGACGAGCTGGAGCTTTGTCAGCTATGCATTCGTTTTTATATAATTGCCCAGAATTAGTTACTGAAGATATTATTAGAAGATTATTGACTCCGATTGAATCAGCTTTAGCGATGTTAACAAA tatttcagttgttttaaaaaattatggtcAACCGTTAAAAGCCCCATCCGCTATGGTTAGATTAAGATTATACGAAACTTTAATGTTACTTCCTCCGCAATCATTTGAAg gTTCTTACACTCATTTATTAAGAATGTTGGTCGCTGAATTTACTTTGACCGAAAATCAAGCGAATACAACGACTTCCCAATTGAGGACGATGTGCCATGCTGATGACTCAGTAATTTTGGGAACTTGGTTGCAAGAAACTGATCACAGGACGATTGAGGATCAG CTCCAACCAAATAGCGCAGCCGGATCTGGGGCTTTAGAACACGATCCTTGTTGTCTTTATCGAGTTTTACTACCC ggaGAATTATCCCCCGGCCCGCTTCCACTTGGCGTAGCTGTAATCGACGCTTCCGTTTTACTATTCGGTCAAATCTTTCCAAGAGTTGCCAATAAACACCGCCTGCAAATGCTTGATCATTTCTCTGAATGTATAAAACACGCAAAAAGTTCGCGACAGGAAGCTGTCCAAATGAACGTTTTCACCGCGTTGTTGAGTGGTTTAAAAGGCCTAACCGAGGCTAAAATGAGTTTTGGTCAAGAAGATGTGAAAAAAGCCGCCGCTAATTTAATAATAGGCGCTTTAACGTCGAGCAATCCAATTTTACGTTGTGCATCCGGTGAAGCGGTTGGAAGGATGGCCCAAGTTGTTTCCGATCCACGATTTACAGCGGAACTTGCTCAAACAAGTTTCGATCGGCTAAAATCCGCCAGAGATGTCGCTAGTAGAACCGGGCATTCTTTAGCTTTGGGTTGTTTACATCGTTACGTCGGTGGAATGGGTTCTAGTCAACATTTAAATACAAGCGTTTCGATTTTATTAGCTTTAGCTCAAGATCAAACATCTCCTGTTGTTCAAGTTTGGTCATTACATGCTTTGGCTTTAATAGCAGATTCTGGAGGTCCTATGTTTAGAGGATATGTTGAGCCGAGTTTATCGTTAgctttaaaattgttactaAATGTTCCTCAATCCTATATTGATGTTCATCAATGCATAGGAAAAGTGTTGTCTGCTTTAATAACTACAATCGGACCGGAATTACAAGGAAATACTACAACGATTTCTATGGCTCGATCTTCATTCCTTTGTGCTTGCGCCATCATGCAAGATCATCAAGATGCTTTGGTACAAGCAGAGGCAACTGGGTGTTTACAACAATTACATTTATTTGCTCCAAAACACGTTAATTTATCTTCATTAGTTCCTATGTTATGTAGAACTTTGTCAAGTAATCATTTATTGTTAAGAAAAGCGGCGATTTCTTGTTTGAGGCAATTAGCTCAACGAGAAGCTAAAGAAGTTTGCGAACATGCAATGACATTAGCAAGTGAAAGTAGGGATACGAATACCGTTGAAGGTTTATTAATTACTGAAACTGGATTACCTGGTGTTTTATTTAGCATGTTAGACACAGAAACCGATGCaagtttaattaaagatattcACGATACATTAACAAGCATGTTACAAATGTTAGCGGCAGATAATTTATCGCAATGGTTGGATTTATGTAAAGATGTTTTGACTGTTGCAACTGATACGAATAATCCAGAAGATCAAGTTAGCGTTGCCGTAGATGTTGAAGATGCAGAAGTTGAAAGTGATGATCAAGAAGAATTCCATGCCGAAGACGAAAGTTCACATCCGGCGGTGCAACCGCGGTGGCCAACACGAGTTTTTGCTGCAGAATGTGTGAGAAGAATTATAGTAGCTtgtgaaacaaataaaaatggtCATTTTGATCTTGCTCAAGCGAAAGAATTACAAACAGCGAAAGGAAAGGGTGATTATTTAGTTTTGCACCTTTCCGATTTAATACGAATGGCATTTATCGCTGCAACGAGCGATTCAGATCCCTTAAGACTCGAAGGATTAAAAACATTACAAGAAGTCATTGAAAAATTCGCTAAAGTTCCCGAACCAGAATTTCCGGGCCATTTACTCCTCGAACAATTTCAAGCGCAGGTTGGGGCCGCATTACGTCCAGCTTTTTCACCCGAAACGTCATCTCACGTTACAGCGGCCGCTTGTGAGGTTTGTTCAACATGGATTGGGTCAAGTGTGGCGAgagatttaaatgatttaagaCGCGTCCATCAACTTTTAGTATCATCATTAGCAAAGTTGTTAGTTAAGACAAATACTATGCAATTATATAACGAAAGTTTAGCTACACTTGAAAAATTAGCCATATTAAAAGCTTGGGCAGAAGTTTATATTGTAGCTATGAACGAAAATGGTTCTGATCCATCatcattagatttagatgtcCATTCTTCGAGTACTTTTGATGATGAATTTGGGGATTTTGCATATCGTGGTGAAAGTTTATTGACTTTGGTTCAACCTGAATTGATAAGTTTAGCTCAACATTGGTTGGCGGCGTTAAGGGATCACGCGTTACTTTCGTTACCAGCGGAATTTGCCAGTCAATTACCTCACGATGGGGGAGCATTTTATACAAACGACACAATGGAATCATCAAGACCACATTACGTATCATCTTGGCCGCCAATTTTACACGCTGCGGCTCTTTGGATAAATTCTGGGTTTAAAAATGGAAGTTCCGATAATGATAAcgcaaataatttaaataataaccaaaattCAAGTGAGAAGTTTCATTTACTTTTTGGAATTTGTATGGAAGCTTTGTGTAGTCCAAGATCGACTGAGCCTTTAGAAAGTATTGTAACTTGTTTGAGAGCTCTTTATACTTTGTTAGATTCTACGTGGGCAAGGGAATTATTAACGATAAATAAATCGTTGGGGATTGAATTATGTAATGTTTTACATAGATTAATTCTTACGAGAGATAATAATACGGCTCAGTTGATGTGTATGaaagttttgaaacaaattataaaagcCGCTCAAGAACATATCGATggtattaaaaagaagaaacttCGCGAAATCGCTCCGGTTAATCAAGAACCTAGCAGTACTTtagaaattgatttattagGTGAAGGAGGTGATACGGGAGAAATAACACCAGGAAATTCCTTAGTTTTTGCTGTTTTAGAAGTTTGTCTTTGTTTAATCGTTAGACATATTCCTACATTAAGCCCGATGCCAAATTGTACAATGATGACATCTCTTCGTATTTCTCAATCGCACGAAGAATCGAGCAAATTAGTTTCAACGTCCGTTGCAAGCATGGAGTGCTTACATAAATTGTGTTCTCCAAAAGGTGCCATAGCAATACTACCCACCATTTTATACCTTACCACcggaattattaaagaaatggcCACTAAAGATATTAACGAACCCACAGTTCTCGCTTACAATCCAGCCGTTCAATCCGCATTACATTGTTTACAAGTTTTATGTACCGATCGTTATTGTTGCGATGAATACGTCGGGGAAGAATGGCAAAAACTGTTACAGAGCGCTTTAGCTAAAATCATCGATTTAGCTAAAACTGGAAGTGACGAGATGAAACTAGACGAAGTCACTATGATGTTTGCTATAGccgtttttgttttaaattcgcCATCCAAAGTTGTTTCAGCACCAAACTTGCAATATCCTTGTATTAATCATTTTCGGCAATGTTTACAAAGTTCTAATTCAACG ATTCGTTTAAAATGTGTTCAAACACTCCGATCAATTTTTTCGCATAACGACAAAGGTATATCAACGGCTTACATTCAAGCTTTAGTTCCCCGACTTGTCGAATATTTATATTCGGATGCCGCAAGAACCATAACGACAGACGGCGAACTGTCGGTTACTTTAGAAACAATCGTTACCGTTGAATCACTTATTGGATTGGCTGAACCGCAAAATC GGGATATTTTACAAG ggATACAAATGTTAATGTTGCTTATTccgattttaataaacttcCTTTTGGAAGGACAAGCGTTAAGATCGGCTAGTAAACATTCGAAAATGCTACACGAATCTAGTTTGCAATGGTTGATGAAAATAGGACCAAAATATCCCCAAgagttcaaaaaattaatgaaccAATCAAGTGAGTTGAAGTTGAAATTAGAAAACGCAATTCGTTTCAGCCAACAACACACAATGAAAAAGAAGCAAGAAACGAACTCTGCTCAACAGACTGTGAGTCAAGCTCCGACGATTAAACTCAAAACTGATTTTAGTAACTTCTCCTAA